A window from Henckelia pumila isolate YLH828 unplaced genomic scaffold, ASM3356847v2 CTG_466, whole genome shotgun sequence encodes these proteins:
- the LOC140872503 gene encoding uncharacterized protein — MNEFDKRFSSIMIEINALGKSYSNREVALKVMRALPREWDVNTVAMRESKDLNKIELHDLFVDIKAYEFELGVRTEEDTSTSQVTKALTASDEIPAMKTAEKISSDAISSFKPKEPAEENRACYNCGKEGHFIADCTKPKKDEKRTSYKKNSREERKRFSRKKEQKALLADESNNKWAESDSTSSDSETSSSESGDEANKCLMANDADIPDDGEVLDFTSDEFSKEDLINALNNMVNEYHMLSHKFDEVRTNRKSSTDKSDQSNSDEYTGSDSLKAQISLLMTENNDMRSQLQETLSENQILTDLVNSWNKASISLDKLTGMQKQAGDKSGLGYSMNEGSSSISTTQSFLENNNFKSMKFHNAQRSLDESVISKGRHHGKPVNKNELIKKTVWYLDSGCSRHMT, encoded by the exons atgaatgaatttgatAAAAGATTCAGCAGCATTATGATTGAGATAAATGCACTCGGAAAAAGTTACAGCAACCGTGAAGTAGCACTCAAAGTCATGAGAGCTCTTCCACGAGAATGGGATGTGAATACAGTAGCAATGAGAGAATCCAAAGACCTCAATAAGATCGAACTACATGATCTATTTGTAGATATCAAAGCCTATGAGTTCGAGCTGGGAGTTCGAACTGAGGAAGACACATCAACATCACAAGTTACTAAAGCTCTCACTGCATCAGATGAAATCCCAGCAATGAAAACCGCAGAAAAAATCAGTAGTGATGCAAT ATCAAGCTTCAAACCAAAGGAACCAGCTGAAGAAAATCGAGCTTGCTACAATTGTGGAAAAGAAGGACACTTCATAGCCGATTGTACCAAACCTAAGAAAGATGAGAAAAGAACATCATACAAGAAGAATTcaagagaagaaaggaagagATTTAGCAGGAAGAAAGAACAAAAAGCCCTATTAGCAGATGAAAGCAACAACAAATGGGCTGAATCGGACTCCACTTCATCTGATTCAGAAACATCATCAAGTGAAAGTGGAGATGAAGCTAACAAATGTCTTATGGCTAATGACGCTGATATTCCAGATGATGGAGAGGTACTTGACTTTACTTCTGATGAATTTAGTAAGGAAGATCTTATTAATGCATTAAATAATATGGTTAATGAATATCACATGCTATCTCATAAGTTTGATGAGGTCAGAACAAATAGAAAGAGCTCAACAGATAAGTCAGATCAAAGTAACTCAGATGAGTACACTGGATCAGACAGTCTAAAAGCTCAGATAAGTTTGTTAATGACTGAGAACAATGATATGAGAAGTCAGCTTCAAGAAACTCTATCTGAAAATCAGATATTAACAGATCTAGTAAACTCTTGGAATAAAGCATCGATATCCTTAGATAAACTTACCGGAATGCAGAAGCAAGCTGGAGATAAATCTGGCTTAGGCTACAGCATGAATGAAGGAAGTTCATCTATCTCAACTACTCAATCTTTCCTGGAAAATAACAACTTTAAATCCATGAAGTTT CACAATGCACAAAGGTCATTAGATGAATCAGTTATCTCAAAAGGAAGACACCATGGAAAGCCT GTAAACAAAAATGAACTCATTAAGAAAACAGTTTGGTATTTGGATAGTGGATGCTCAAGGCATATGACATGA
- the LOC140872504 gene encoding uncharacterized protein, whose protein sequence is MASASSETTHVAPIVTVPNRVVPPVAPRGAAVPVSNSHGEKPEKFTGADFKRWQQKMLFYLTTLNLARFLSEDAPKLKEGEGDVESVSALEAWNYSDFLCRNYVLNGLADSLYNVKYKTEDAWAKKFLVGRFLDFKMVDSKLVISQVQEIQVILHEIHSEGMTLSESFQVAAIVEKLPPAWKDFKNYLKHKRNEMNVEELIVRLRIEEDNKSSERRLFSPVAAKSNVVEHGQSSKKKHFNPSKKRMKMGPKGGITKKKFYGKCFNCDGTGHKASECKKPKKNREVNMVENISHEVSNINLCAVIYEVNLVGLNPREWWIDTGVTRHVCSDKEMFANLEESMNGEMLFMGNSATSEIKGQ, encoded by the exons ATGGCTTCTGCTTCAAGTGAGACTACTCATGTTGCCCCTATTGTCACGGTTCCAAATCGTGTCGTTCCTCCTGTTGCCCCACGTGGTGCTGCCGTTCCTGTTTCAAACAGTCACGGAGAAAAGCCTGAGAAGTTCACTGGTGCGGACTTCAAGAGGTGGCAGCAGAAAATGCTCTTCTACTTGACGACGTTGAACCTGGCCAGATTCCTCTCGGAGGATGCTCCTAAGCTCAAGGAGGGTGAGGGAGATGTTGAATCCGTCAGTGCTTTGGAGGCATGGAATTATTCTGATTTCCTATGCCGAAATTACGTACTGAACGGATTGGCAGATTCGCTCTACAATGT AAAGTACAAAACCGAGGATGCGTGGGCCAAGAAGTTTCTTGTAGGCCGCTTTCTGGATTTTAAGATGGTGGATTCCAAGCTAGTTATCAGTCAAGTTCAAGAGATCCAAGTGATTCTTCATGAGATTCACTCTGAGGGGATGACGTTGAGTGAATCCTTCCAAGTGGCGGCCATTGTTGAGAAGCTACCACCGGCATGGAAGGATTTCAAGAACTACTTGAAACACAAGCGAAATGAGATGAATGTTGAAGAACTCATTGTTCGACTTCGTATCGAGGAAGACAACAAGAGCTCTGAAAGACGATTGTTTTCTCCAGTTGCTGCTAAATCAAATGTTGTGGAGCATGGCCAAAGCTCGAAAAAGAAACACTTCAATCCTTCGAAGAAAAGGATGAAGATGGGACCAAAAGGAGGCATTACGAAGAAGAAGTTCTACGGGAAATGCTTCAACTGTGATGGTACTGGTCACAAGGCCTCTGAGTGCAAGAAGCCAAAGAAAAATCGAGAGGTGAATATGGTGGAGAACATATCCCATGAGGTTTCAAACATTAACCTCTGTGCTGTCATTTATGAAGTGAATCTGGTTGGTTTAAACCCAAGGGAGTGGTGGATTGACACTGGTGTCACTCGCCATGTTTGCTCTGACAAAGAGATGTTTGCAAATCTTGAGGAATCCATGAACGGGGAAATGCTGTTCATGGGGAATTCTGCAACTTCTGAAATCAAGGGACAATGA